The genomic interval GCCGTACCGCTCGATGTCGTCGCCGGGTGCCGGGGCGCGGTACGCCTCGTCGCAGTACTTCGAGGCGAACGGCGGCATCGTCTCGCTGCTCCCGACGGCGATGGTGCGGACGCCGGCCCGTCCGAGCGAGCGGACCGTCGCGAGACTGCTCGGCGCGGGGTAGAGCGACGGGACGACGACCGCGTCCTGCCCGGTCATCGTCGGGCGGCGAGCGCGTCGACGAAGTCGTCGACCGCCTGCGTCACCTCGTCGTAGATGAGTCGGAAGGTCGCCTCGCTCTCGCCTTCGGGGTCGATTATCTCGTCGTCGCCGTCGCGGTAGGCGGGCCCGCGCGTCGACACCGCCCCGAGGAAGAAGAACTTGTGCGCGTACTCGGGGAACTCCCGCATGTAGTAGCGGTAGTTGCGGATGTCCATCAGGAAGGCGACGTCGGCGTCGGCCAGCAGCTGGGCGGTGACGTCCTGCGAGCGGTGGGGCGAGAGGTCGACGTCGTGTTCGGTCGCGACGCTGACCGCGTTGGTCGGGCTCGGCCGGCCGCCGCGACCCGCCATCCCCGCCGAATCGACGGTGATGTCGTCGATACCCGCCTCCTCCAGTCTCCGTTCGAGGTAGTAGTGAGCCAGCGGACTGCGGCAGATGTTCCCGGCACAGAGCATCAGGACGTGGCCGCCGTCGTCCAGCGCCTCGAACGCCCGCTGTATCTCCAGTGGCTCGGGTATCCGGCCCGTCCGGAGGCGCAACCGGTCGAACTCGACGCCGAGTCGGTTCACCGCCTGTTCGGGGAGGGAGCGCGCCACGCTACCGCCCTCCGGACGACCGTCGGTCTACGGACCTGCAGGACACGCTCGGCACGGCAGAGTCGAGTAGCAAAACCTGGTTCATCTATCGTCAACGGGGTATTCCGCACGGCCGCATAGCTCTTTCCCCGGACAGTCTGCCCCACGATAACAAGCCGACAGCGGTAGGGTCGGCCTACCGAACGCTCGCCGCGACGTCCCGCATCGTCTCCACCGTGACGTCGTGATTCCGTCGGTACTCGTTTATCAGGTCGACCACCGCCACCATCCGCTGGAAGTCGGCCTCGGTCACGACGTTGTTCGGGTGGAGCCACAGGTGGAAGACGCCCTCGTCGCGCCGAGCGAGCGACTCCAGCCCGGCCTTCACCTGCCGGAGGATGGGCTGGTCGGTGAGCGGCGAGACGAGCGACCGAGCGGCCCCTTCGAAGCCGTAGAGGTAGAGCGAGGCGGGCACGTTCACCAGGCCGTGCTCGTCGACGGTCGGGTCGAAGACGGGCGGGGTCGACAGCCCCAGCGCGTACTCCGCGAACTTGCCGGGTGCGGTGACCGGCAGGCGGTGGTACCATCGGGGGACCTGGTTCCCCCGATAGCAGGTGAACCCGTTGTCGGCCAGCACGTCCAGGTGGCCGACGTTGTTCCGGGGGAACACGAGCGAGTCGAGGTCGACGCCGTACGCCTCGGCGGCCTCGTTCGCCAGTCGGAGTTCCGCGTCGGCGACCTCCCGGCTGGTGTCGGCCTTCCCGAACTCGACGTGCGAGAACGTGTGCGACCCGATGTCGTGGTCGACGTCGCTCTCGCGGATGCGGTCGAGGAGGTCCCGGCCGAACCAGTTGGGGTTCGCGACCCGGTCGCCGCCGGGGTCCGTCGCGAACCAGCCGTCGCCCGCCGCCGGGTGGTCGGCGTGCGTCCCGTCGCACTCGTCGAGGAAGAGGTGACCCACGACCGCCCACGTCGCCGGGACGTCGCCCCGTTCGAACAGGTCGACGAGGCGGTTCCACGACCCGCGCGCGTGTTCGATTCGCTCCACCGGGGGGTCCTGGAGGTCGTGGAAACCCCACGCCAGTTCGGCGTCGAGCGAGATGACGACGGCCTTCATACCGAATCCATCACGGATATCGACAAGTGCCTTCGGGTCTCCGGCCGTCGAATCACCGCGACGAGGGGGTACTCAGTCGGCGCTACAGGTAGCCGTCGTCGTACTGCTCGCTCCCGTCGGGTTTGTGCTGGTTCCCGCAGCTCTGGCACTCCAGTCGTTCCATCCCGTTCATCGCGGTGTCGGTGGCTCCGCAGTTGCTGCAGAAGAAGCCGTGCTGTTCGCCGTCGTCACCGACGTAGGTGGCGAAGAACGGGGCCTTGGTCCCCGAGCGCTCCTCGTCGCGGTCGACGCGGACCTCGGTGCCGTCGTCCGTCGTCGCCCGGCCGTCCTCGGGGAACTCGGACGGTTCGTCGCTCGGCTCCTCGCGCTCTCGCGGTTCGCCCTCCTCGGCGTCCCGCGAGTAGACGTGTTCGGTCAGCTCCTGGCCGCCGAACTCGACGTCCTGTTCGTCGACCTGCTGGAAGTCGAACCGCTCGAAGAACGCCTCCCCTTCCTGGTTTTCGGTGAGGGCGAGCGCGCGAACCTCCGTCGCTCCCCGCTCGTCGAGTTCGTCGAGTATGCTCTCCAGCAGTTCGGTGGCGTGGCCCTGGCCCCGGTGTTCCGGGTCGACGAACAGCCACCGGACGTCACCCTGCTCGCCGTCGACCGCCGCCTTGGTGACGGCGACGACCGTCCCGTCCGACTCGGTGACGAGGAAGACGGTGTCCTCGTCGTCCGTCCACTCCTGCTGTCGCTCCGGGGAGAACTGGTCCTCGACAACGGCGTCGAGTTCGCGGGGACTGAGCGAGTACGACGCGGTCATCGAGCTCTCGGCGACCGCACGAATCCGGTCGGCATCGTCGGGGTCTGCGGCTCGGGATGTCGTCACGCCTCTCCGTTCGAACGCACGTAGTAAAGAAGAGGGGCCTGCAGTGTCCGGTCGGTCTCCGGGTCGGGAAGGTGGGACGGCCGAGAGACTGCTCAGAACAGCGGTTCCAGCTCGTCCTGGCCGTCGTTGACGAGGTTGTCGAGGTTCTCGGTGCTCTCGTCGCGAATCTCGTCGATGTTGTCCTGCGCCTCGATGGCGACCTGCTGGAGTTCCTTGATGCGCGGGACGTTCGTCACGCCCGACAGCAGGACGACGCTGGCGACGAAGTCGCCGCTCCCGAGCGGGTAGTCACCGCCCCGGACCTCCATGCTCCCGGTCTGCTCCTCGAGCCACTTCCGCCCGCGCTCTATGCCCTTCCGGTTGAGGTACTTCGAGGGACCGGCCATGACGAGCAGTGCGCGCTCGACGCCGTCGACCTCACACGGGAGGGTCAGGCGACCGAGTGCCGCCTTTCGGACGAGCGACGTGACGCGGTTGGTCGTCTGGGCTGCGTCGAGGTCGTCGCCGTTGCCACCGTTGCCGCGGAACCGCGAGAGGAGTCCGGTGTCCTCGCGTTCGATGGTCTCGCTGGCGTAGCCGACCGTCGAGACGCCGCCGCCCGCCAGCGTGTTGATGATCTCGCTGGAGTCGACGACGCTCTCTGCGACCTCGCCGCCGTGTTCGACCTCGCCCGCACCGAACAGGAGGCCGAACCGCTCGACGATCTCCTCGTTGATGGCGTCGTAGCCGCCCTGCATCGACTCGCCCGCGTTGCGCCAGTTGTCGTTGTCGAAGACGAGCAGGTTGTCCGTCTCGCGGACGAACGTCTGGAACGAGCGCGCGGCGTTCAGGGTGTAGATGCCGCCTTCGTCGCTGCTCGGCAGGATGCCCAGCGCGTACACCGGTTCGGTGTAGATGCGCTTGAGGTGGCGGGCGACGACCGGACCGCCGCCGGACCCGGAGCCACCGCCCATCCCGCTGATGATGAGGAACGCGTCGACCTCGTGGGCCGGGACGTCGTCCATCGCGCTCATCACCTCGTCGATGTCCTCCTCGGCGACCTCCGCGCCGAGTTCGTTGTCGGCACCGACGCCGTGTCCTTTCACCCGTGACTGCCCGACGAGGACGCGGTTCTCCTCGGGGACGTGCTCGAGTCCCATGAGGTCGGCCTTCGCGGTGTTCACCGCGAGCGCCGCCCGGACGATGTTCGAGCCGTTCCGCTGGTCGTACTCGAGGAACTTGTCGAGTACCTTCCCACCGGCCTGCCCGTACCCTATCATTGCCAGCTTCATCTTGACGGAGAAAACGGGAGTTCGGGTATAACTCTTGTTACTAGAATAGTAGCGTATATCGACCTGTTTTCGAGCTGTCCCGAGCGCACTCCCGCGGTTCGGGTCGCCTCTAGGCCCCGATTAACGGTCGTATAGAGACGAACGCGCCGGGGATAGCACGCCCTGTCTGGCGATCACTGTTCCACCGGGGTCGGTTCCTCGTCCGGACTCAGACCGAGGTACTCCCCCAGCGTCTTCAGGTCGCGTTCGTCGTAGCCGAAGGCGTCGACGTCGTTGTGGGCGACCGTGTTGTCCATGCGGAGCGACCGGGCCTGGTCCCGACCCATCGGTCCGCCGATGGCCCCGAGCATCCCCAGCCCGATGTCCGCCAGCACCATCGGCATGGGAATCGCCGTGAACGAGTGACCGTCGGCGCGGTGGGCCATCTTCGCAACGTCCTCCAGCGTCAGCACCTCCGGGCCACCGATCTCGTAGGTGTTCCCGAGATACTCGTCGTCGTCGAGACAGTCGGCGAGCATCGGGATGAAGTCGCCGAGCCAGATTGGCTGGAACCTCGTGTCCCCGCCACCGGGTAGCGGTGCGGCCGGTCGCACCGCGAGTTTCTTCGTGAACGAGACGAACTCGCCGCCCTCGCCGAAGATGACCGACGGACGCACGATGACGTAGTCCAGCCCGGACTCCTCGACGACACGCTCGGCCTGCCCCTTCGACGCGATGTAGGCGGTGTCGCCGTCGGGGTCGGCTCCTAGCGCGCTCTGCTGGACGAGCGTCGGGACGCCGTGCTCCGTCGCCGCCTCGACGACGTTCTCGGTGCCGCCGAGGTGGACCTCGAAGTGCTTCTCGTACCCGCCCGAGGGCCGGAACAGCGGCGAGAGCGCGACGAGGTTGACGACGACGTCCTGCCCCTCGAACGCCCCCTCGATGGAGTCGTAGGCCGTGACGTCGCCCATCACCGTCTCGACGCCCGCCGGGAGGTCGTCGTCGTCCGGCGAGCGCGAGAGCGCCGTGACGTCGTGGCCGCGCTCGTTCAACGCTCGGCAGAGTGCGGTGCCGACGAATCCAGTTCCGCCGACTACGAGAACACGCATACGTGAAAGAGGGACGGAACCGACGTAAAACTACGCGCGGCGGCCATTCGGGCCGTCGAATCGGGGTAAGACGAGTCCGGCGGCGAGCAGGGTCATTCCGACGACGGCGGTGAACACTCCCGCGAGCATCGCGACGACGTCCAGGTCGGGCACGAGGAAGCCGTATCCGAAGATGACGACGCCGGCGACGAGGGCGACGGCACCGACGATCTGCAGCAGTCGTTCGAGCGATGGCATATCTCGATTGGGGGAGTGAGACCGGTAAACCGGTTTCGGCCTCCCGTCCCTCGGTCGACAGGTGACGGCCTCTTCGGGTCGGGCGAATCACCGTACTTACGTCCGCCGCCGGGAAACGCCTCTCATGCTCATCACGTTGGAGGGCATCGACGGCTCCGGCAAGACCACCGCCTGGGAGGCGCTGCAGGACGTCTACCCCGATGCGGTGTTCACCCACGAGCCGACGGACTCGTGGTACGGCGAGGCCGTCCGTCGCTCCCTCGAAGACGACGACGCCGACTCCATCGCCGAACTGTTCCTCTACACTGCGGACCACGCCGACCACCTCTCGCGGGTCGTCGAACCCGCACTCGACGACGGCGAACTCGTCATCTCCGACCGCTACTCGGACTCCCGATACGCCTACCAGGGTGCGAGCCTCGCGGGCGAACTGAAGCGACCGATGGAGTACGTCCGCGGCGTCCACCAGCCGTTCACTCGCCCGCCGGACGCGACGATATACTTCGACGTGGACCCGCAGGTCGGCGCGGAGCGGGCGGGCGCGACGGACAAGTTCGAGGCGGCGGGCTACCTCGCGGCGGTCCAGGAGAACTACGAGACGCTCATCTCCTACCAGCCCGAACGGTTCGTCCGCGTCGACGCCCAACAGTCGCCCGAGGAGGTCCTCGACGCGGTGGAGACGGCGCTCGAACGCATCCGCTCGAACGCGTAGGCCCGTCTCGAAAGACCGAACTCAGCGCCGCGGCGAGTTCTCCCGCCGTTCGCTCCCGTACTCGCGGGGCAGGTCCACGTCGTCGGGGCTGGGCATCCAGAGGTAGTCGAACGCGATGCCGAACGTGAGCGGGAGGACGAACGCGATGCCGACGACGGCTGCGCGACTCCCGAGGTCGAACGGGACGATGGCCCCGAGCAGCAGGACCGGGACGACCATGGCGACCGGCGTGATGAATAGCGTGAACACGACCGGTCCCCAGCGCGTGTCGAGACGGACGCGGAAGAAGCGCGTCAGGAGGGCGGCGATGGCGGTGTTGACCCCGACGATGAGGAGCAGGCCGACGACGCCGATGAGCGAGACCATGGGAGAGCTACGAGCGGCGGCCACTTCGACGTAACGGGTCGCGTACAGGAGCGGAACCGGTCGTCGCGTCCGCCGTGGCAGCCGACACCGCAACCGCTTTCGTATCGACACGTCACGTCGCCGTATGCACCGGGTCATCGGCGACCGCCCGTTCCCCGAGACGGGCTTCGAGGAGTCGGAGGCGCACGCGCTGCTTCGGGACATGGTCCGCGCCCGACGGTTCGACGAACGAGCGCTGTCGCTCCAGCGGCGTGGCTGGATGTCGGGGTATCCGCCGTTCCGCGGGCAGGAGGCGTCGCAGGTCGGGGCCGCACACGCCATGCGCGACGACGACTGGCTGGTGCCGACGTACCGCTCGAACGCGATGCAGATAGCGCACGGCGTCCCGATGTGGGACCTCCTCGCGTTCAGGCGCGGCCACGCCGAGTACTCCTCGGGGCACGACCTGAACGTCCTCCCGCAGGCCGTCCCCATCGGGTCGCAGATACCCCACGCGGCGGGCCTCGGGATGGCGACCAACTACCGCGAGGAGGAGTCGGCGGTCCTCTGCTACCTCGGCGACGGGGCGACCTCCGAGGGCGACTTCC from Halomarina salina carries:
- a CDS encoding protein tyrosine phosphatase gives rise to the protein MARSLPEQAVNRLGVEFDRLRLRTGRIPEPLEIQRAFEALDDGGHVLMLCAGNICRSPLAHYYLERRLEEAGIDDITVDSAGMAGRGGRPSPTNAVSVATEHDVDLSPHRSQDVTAQLLADADVAFLMDIRNYRYYMREFPEYAHKFFFLGAVSTRGPAYRDGDDEIIDPEGESEATFRLIYDEVTQAVDDFVDALAARR
- a CDS encoding polysaccharide deacetylase family protein, which gives rise to MKAVVISLDAELAWGFHDLQDPPVERIEHARGSWNRLVDLFERGDVPATWAVVGHLFLDECDGTHADHPAAGDGWFATDPGGDRVANPNWFGRDLLDRIRESDVDHDIGSHTFSHVEFGKADTSREVADAELRLANEAAEAYGVDLDSLVFPRNNVGHLDVLADNGFTCYRGNQVPRWYHRLPVTAPGKFAEYALGLSTPPVFDPTVDEHGLVNVPASLYLYGFEGAARSLVSPLTDQPILRQVKAGLESLARRDEGVFHLWLHPNNVVTEADFQRMVAVVDLINEYRRNHDVTVETMRDVAASVR
- a CDS encoding GNAT family N-acetyltransferase, which produces MTTSRAADPDDADRIRAVAESSMTASYSLSPRELDAVVEDQFSPERQQEWTDDEDTVFLVTESDGTVVAVTKAAVDGEQGDVRWLFVDPEHRGQGHATELLESILDELDERGATEVRALALTENQEGEAFFERFDFQQVDEQDVEFGGQELTEHVYSRDAEEGEPREREEPSDEPSEFPEDGRATTDDGTEVRVDRDEERSGTKAPFFATYVGDDGEQHGFFCSNCGATDTAMNGMERLECQSCGNQHKPDGSEQYDDGYL
- a CDS encoding tubulin/FtsZ family protein, with amino-acid sequence MIGYGQAGGKVLDKFLEYDQRNGSNIVRAALAVNTAKADLMGLEHVPEENRVLVGQSRVKGHGVGADNELGAEVAEEDIDEVMSAMDDVPAHEVDAFLIISGMGGGSGSGGGPVVARHLKRIYTEPVYALGILPSSDEGGIYTLNAARSFQTFVRETDNLLVFDNDNWRNAGESMQGGYDAINEEIVERFGLLFGAGEVEHGGEVAESVVDSSEIINTLAGGGVSTVGYASETIEREDTGLLSRFRGNGGNGDDLDAAQTTNRVTSLVRKAALGRLTLPCEVDGVERALLVMAGPSKYLNRKGIERGRKWLEEQTGSMEVRGGDYPLGSGDFVASVVLLSGVTNVPRIKELQQVAIEAQDNIDEIRDESTENLDNLVNDGQDELEPLF
- a CDS encoding complex I NDUFA9 subunit family protein; protein product: MRVLVVGGTGFVGTALCRALNERGHDVTALSRSPDDDDLPAGVETVMGDVTAYDSIEGAFEGQDVVVNLVALSPLFRPSGGYEKHFEVHLGGTENVVEAATEHGVPTLVQQSALGADPDGDTAYIASKGQAERVVEESGLDYVIVRPSVIFGEGGEFVSFTKKLAVRPAAPLPGGGDTRFQPIWLGDFIPMLADCLDDDEYLGNTYEIGGPEVLTLEDVAKMAHRADGHSFTAIPMPMVLADIGLGMLGAIGGPMGRDQARSLRMDNTVAHNDVDAFGYDERDLKTLGEYLGLSPDEEPTPVEQ
- the tmk gene encoding dTMP kinase — protein: MLITLEGIDGSGKTTAWEALQDVYPDAVFTHEPTDSWYGEAVRRSLEDDDADSIAELFLYTADHADHLSRVVEPALDDGELVISDRYSDSRYAYQGASLAGELKRPMEYVRGVHQPFTRPPDATIYFDVDPQVGAERAGATDKFEAAGYLAAVQENYETLISYQPERFVRVDAQQSPEEVLDAVETALERIRSNA